Part of the Crossiella cryophila genome, CACGAGGAGTCGCCCGGCTCCTCGTGCGCCTGCCGGTACTCGGCCATGCCGACCGCCGGGGTGGCCATCGAGGTGATCCGGGCCAGCCGGTCACCGCGGTGGATGCCGAAGTACCCGGCCACCGGCCCGAGGCCGTGGGTGGGGTAGTGGTCGGCGTTGAGCCTGGTGTGCCAGCCCCGCCGCCACTCGGCCGCGTAGTAGGTGTCGGAGAGCAGCAGTTCGCGCAGGTCGTGGATGTAGGCCCCGGCGCCGTGCAGCACCTCGCCGAACACCCCGGCCCGCACCATCCGCAGCAGCCGCAGCTCGTTGCGGCCGTAACAGCAGTTCTCCAGCTGGATGCAGTGCCGCCGGGTGCGCTCGGAGGCGTCCACCAGCTGCCAGAGTTCGTCCAGGGTCAGCGCCATCGGGCACTCCACCCCGACGTGCTTGCCGCCGTACAACGCGGCCAGGGACATCGGCACGTGCCATTCCCAGGGGGTGGCGATGTAGACGAAGTCCACGTCGTCCCGCCCGCACAGCTGCTCGTAGGCCCGCTCGCCCTTGCCGTACACCGCGGGCTCTGGCTGCCCGGCGTCCCGCACCGCCTTGGCCGCCTTCTGCAGTGCCGCCGGGTTGGTGTCGCACAACGCGGTCACCCGCACCCCCGGCGTGGCCAGGAACATCGCGATCATCGACCCGCCGCGGTTGCCAAGGCCGATGATGCCCACCCGCACCGTCTCGTGCCGGGCGAACGGCACCCCGATCATCGTCCTGCCGCGCGCGGCAGGCACCCGCTCGGTGTCCGCCTCGCCCTGCCCTGGCGCCGCCCCCGCCGCCCCCGTGCCCAGCCCGGTGAGCCCGAGCCCGGCCACCGCGGCACTGGTGCCCAGTAGCGAGCGCCGGGAGATCGACGACGTGGGCCGGTCCTGCTCCGTCATGACGCCTCCTGATCGAACCTGACTGAAACCTCGTCGTTCCAAGCAGTAGTACGCAGTGAAGGCAGGTTTACACAGCTCGACGATCAGCGGGACCCGACGATCGGAGGGTGTCCTGATCGGTTGCCGGGGCAAGTCAACAAGGACGCACAACGGTCAACACGAGGGGAGGACAACGCACCGCACGAAGGGGTGGTGACCCTCAGCGCCGGGCCCGGAGCGGCCGACATGCCTGGCGTGACGGGACGACTCGGCTGGCCGGCCGCGCTGCTCACCGCGACCCTGGTCGCCGGATCGCTGACCACGCCGATCGCGCGGGCCCAGGTGCCGCAGCTCGCGGCCGAGGGCGTGCGGGCGCAGCTCACCGCGCTGTGCCGGAGTGGGCCGCGGTCGCCGCTCTGCGAGACCGCCGACAGTCTGGGCGAGCTGTTCCACCAGGGCATGACCATCGCCGGGGAGGCGGTCGCCGAGCTGGACCTGGAGGAGGCGCTCAAGAGCCAGAAGGTGGCCAAAGGAGACGCCCGCGCCGTGGTCGCCGGGAAGGTCGCCGCGGTTGGCAAGCAGGTGGGGAAGTCCTCGGCGCTGGCCAAGTTCAAGGAGGTGCTCAAACCCTCGAAGGGAGTGATCGCGCTCTGGGCCGTCAGCGCGCTGTACACCCTGGCCCAGGAGGACGTGTCCACCGTGGACAAGGCCGAGGCGGTGCTGGCCATCGTGCCGATCCTCGGCCCGCTGTTCTCCTTCGGCAACTCCTACCGCAAGGAGGACGTGGAGGGCATGGTGATCTCCACGGTCGCGCTGGCCGCCACCCTGATCGCCTTCCTGTGCCCACCGGTCGGCGCGGGCATCGGGGTCGGCCTGGCCGTCTACCAGGTGGTGCGCGCTTTCTGCCCCGGTCTGCTGGCCAAAGTGAAGGCCGCGCTGGCCGAGGGGGCGAACTGGTTCCGCCGCCACGTGTTCGCCGACCCCGACGGTGACTGGCGCTCGTTGCCACTGGTCGGCGCCGCGGATTTCCAGCGGGCCGGGGGACTGATGCACTGGGACACCGACACCTCGGATGTGGTGGAGGCATCCGATGTCGCGCATGTGGTGACCCCGCTGCGCCTGGTCGCGCCCGGCGCCCACCGGGCAACCCTCACCCTGGCCAGCGCCTGGCCGGAGGAGGTGGCGGCGGAACAGGAACCGATCGAGTACCGGCTGGCCGCGGGCCGGGACCTGGTGGTGCGGTTGCGCACACCCAGTCCCGAGCACTTCGCGCTGACCGGGCTGGCTTTCCGGCAGGACGGACAGACCCTGCCCACCGACTGCCGGACGCTGCCCAGCGGCAACCGGGCCTGCGTGTTGCGGTCGGACGTGCTGGTGACCGCGGAGCACGAGGTGAAGATCGACCTGGAGTTCAGCACCGGCAACGGGTTCTGCCCGGACGAGCCGGGGTGCGAGCTGCCGGGCACCGGGGTGATCGTGGAGGTCACCGGCCCGCTGGGGCCGCCGGTGCCGGTGACCATGCCGATCACGGTGACCGGCTTCTAACCGATCTCCACCATGATCGTCGGCAGGAATCCCTGGTAGGCGGCCAGATCGAAGCTGCCGGCCAGCGGATGCAGCACCGCGGCCGCGGACAGCGCCACCGCCTCGCGCAGGATCTGCGGCCAGGAGTGCTCCTGGGCCAGTCCGGCCGCCAGTGCCGCCACGCAGGCGTCCCCGGCCCCGGTCGGATTCCCGGCCAGCCGCCGCGGCGGCCGGGCCCGCCAGGACCCCGCCGCGGTGATCGCCAGCAACCCGGCAGGCCCACCGGAGGCCAGTACCGCCGACGCCCCGCCGTCGATGAGTTTCCGGGCCGCCGCAGCGGGATCGGCCACCCCGGTGACCGCGCGTAACTCCGCCGCGTTGGGTTTGACCGCGGTCGGGTTGCCCGCCACGCCCTGCCGCAACGCCTCCCCGTCGGCGTCGAGCACCGTGGGCACCCGCCCGGCCACGATGTCCAGGAGTTCCCGGTACACCCCCGCAGGCAGGCCGGGCGGCAGGCTGCCGGAGAGCACCACCAGGTCGGCCTGCCCGGCCAGGGCGGTGAAGCGCGCCAGGAAGGTGGCCCACTCGGCCTCGGTGACCGCCGGACCCGGTTCGCTGAACAGGGTGGCGTCGCCGGCGCTGACCACCGCGACGGTGCGGCGGGACTCGGCCTGGATCTCGGTCAGTTCGGCGGCCAGGCCCGCCTCGGCCAGTTCGGCGCGGATGGCCTGGCCGGTGGCGCCGCCGACGAAACCAGTGACCACGGTGTCGTGCCCCAGCGCGTTGAGCACCCGGGAGACGTTCACGCCCTTGCCGCCCGCCCTGGTCCGTACGGTGCGCACGCGGTGGGTGGTGTGCGGGCGCAGGTCGTCCACGCCGTAGGTGACGTCCAGGGCCGCGTTCAGCGTGACGGTCAGGATCACGGGGCGGCCCGCAGCACGCCGAGCAGGCGTTCGGCCTCGACCGCGACGGCTTCCCGGCCCGCGGCGAAGTACTTTCGGGTGTCCACAGTGGACGGGTTGGCGGCCAGGAAGTCGCGCACCGCCTTGGTGAAGGTCTTGTTCAGGTGGGTGGCGATGTTGATTTTGGTCATGCCGGACCTGACCGCGGTGGTCAGATCGGCGTCGGGCACACCGGAGGATCCGTGCAGCACCAACGGAACCGGCACCCGCGCGCGTAGCCGGGTGATCAGCTCGAAGTCCAGGCTGGCGTCCCTGGTGAGCATCGCGTGCGAGCTGCCGACCGCGACCGCCAGGGCGTCCACCCCGGTGGCGGCGACGAAGGCCGCGGCCTCCTCGGGATCGGTGCGCACGCCGGGGGCGTGCACGCCGTCCTTGCCGCCGACCTCGCCCAGTTCGGCCTCCACGTACACCCCGTGCGCGTGGCAGTGCGCGGTGATCTCCTTGGTGGCGGCCACATTGTCCGCGTAGTCCAAAGTGGACGCGTCGAACATGACGCTGGTGAAGCCCAGCGTCACCGCCTCGCGCACCAGGTCCGGGTCCTCGGCGTGGTCCAGGTGCACCGCGACCGGGACCGCCGCGGCCCTGGCCACCGCCAGGGTGGCCAGGCCGATGGGGGCCAGCGCGCCGTGGTACTTCACGCAGTTCTGGCTGATCTGCAGCACCACCGGCGCGCCGGCCCGTTCGGCCCCGGTGACCAGGGCCTCGGCGTGTTCGAGCTGGATGACGTTGAAGGCGGCCACGCCGCGGCCCGCCGCGACGGCCGCGGCGACGATCTCTCCGGTGGGACGCAACGGCACGGCGTGGAACCTTTCGTCAGGAGTGGTCGAGGATGACGGAGCGGGTCAGGTGCCGTGGCTGGTCCGGGTCCAGGCCCTTGGCCGCGGCGATGGCCACCGCCAGGCGCTGCACCACGATCAGCTCGGCCATCGCGTCCCGCACGTGCTGCCGGAAGGCGCCGCCGGTGGCGGCCACGTCCTCGGCCAGGCCGTCGGGCGCGGCGCCGAACATCCAGGCCACCCGGTTCGGGCCGGTGATGCTGATCGGCCCGTGCCGGTACTCCATCGCCGGGTAGGACTCGGTCCAGGCGCAGGCGGCCTCGCGCATCTTCAGCCCGGCCTCCTGGGCGATGCCGTAGGTCCAGCCCCGGCCCAGGAAGGTGAACTGCTCGGCGGCCAGGAGTTCCGGCGTCAGCGGTTCGGCCAGCGCGGCCTGCGCGTCGGCGATGGCGGCGTCCAGTGACTCGCCGAGGCTGGCCCGCAGCAGGGCCAGCGCGGAGGTGGCGAAGCGGGTCTGCACCACCGAGCGCTCGTCGGCGAAATCGAGGAGCACCAGCGCGTCCGCGGCGGTGCGGATCGGCGTGTCCGCGTCCCCGGTGATGGCCAGGGTCGGATCGTCGACCCGGCCTGCCAGGTCGAGCACCTCGGTGGTGGTGCCGGAGCGGGTGATCAGCACGATCCGGTCGTAGCGGCGGCCCGCCGGGTACTCCGAGGCGGCGAAGGCGTCGGTGTGCCCGCGCCCCGCCGACTCGCGCAACGCCGCGTATGCCTGTGCGATGAACCAGGACGTGCCGCAGCCCACCACCGCGACCCGTTCACCGTCTCTAGGCAAGACCTCGGCGTACGTTCCCGCCAGCGCCGCGGCCCTGCGCCAGCACTCCGGCTGGCTGCCCAGTTCGGTCACCACGAACGGCTGCTCCGTCATGGCGCGCCTCCTTGTGTCCCCTGTGGTCCCCAGATTGCGCCAACTGTGCGCGTTGCTGCGTGTAAGTGCGCACAATACGCAACAATAGTGCACGATCGACCATTCACAGTCGAGGGCGGCATGAGCGATCATGGTCGCGGAGGTGCTTGGTGAACCGGTACGAGCGACTGAACACCCTGTTGGAGATCCTGGCCGAGCGTGGACGGGTGGAGGTCGACGAGATCGCCGCCGAGCTGGACGCCTCGGCCGCGACCATCCGAAGGGACCTTGACCACCTGGCCGGTCAGCAACTGCTGACCAGGACCAGGGGCGGCGCGGTGGCGCACGCGGTCTCCTACGACCTGCCGTTGCGCTACAAGTCCGTGCGGCACGCCGATGAGAAACAACGCATCGGCAAGGAGGCCGCGGCGCTGGTCGCGCGCGGCTCGGTGGTGGGCCTCAACGGCGGCACCACCACCACCGAGGTGGCCCGCGCGCTGGCCACCCGCGGCGACCTGCCGCACGTGGAGGGCGAGACCGCGATCACCGTGGTCACCAACGCGCTCAACATCGGCAACGAACTCGCGGTCCGCCCGCAGGTGAAACTGGTGCTCACCGGTGGGGTGGCCCGGCCGCAGTCCTACGAGCTGATCGGCCCACTTGGCACCAAGATCCTGGACGAGCTGACCCTGGACATCACCTTCCTCGGCGTGGACGCCATCGACCCGGTCAGCGGCGCCGCCGCCCACCACGAGGGCGAGGCCAGCATCAACCGGCTGCTCGCCGCCCGTGCCCGCAAGGTGGTCGTGGTCGCGGATTCCTCGAAGATCGGCGGTAGTGCCTTCGCCCGGATCTGCGGTATCGAGGACGTGGACGTGTTGGTCACCGACGTCGACGCGAGCGAAGAGGACGTTCGCCGCTTCACCGAACGCGGGGTGGATGTAGTTCGGGTGTAGGTCGTATGTCACGCACAGCAGGCATGCGGTTACGGTTCGCGCCGTAGTGTTGACTACTGCGCATTTCATCGCGAGCATGAGCGAAATCACGCAAGTCGTGACCATCCTTCGCTCACTGGCGAGAATCAGGGGAGAAGTCATGATCCTGTCCAAGAAGGCCAGGCGCGGACTGTCCGTGCTGCTGGCCGCCGGCCTCGGCCTGACGGCGGCGGCGTGCGGCTCGGGGGGAGCGGGCGGCGACGACAAAGCGCTGACCTACTGGTCGATGTGGAAGGAGAACGAGCCGCAGGCCCAGGTCCTCAAGGAGGCCGCGGCGGCGTTCAAGGCGAGCACCGGCATCGAGGTCAAGATCGACTGGCAGGGCCGCGAGGTGCTCAAGAAGGTGGTGCCCGCGCTGCGCAGCGGTGATCTGCCCGACCTGGTTGACCAGGACGAGAACCAGATCAGGGCCACCCTGGTGACCAGCGACGCGCACCGCGACCTGAGCGGGCTCTACGGCGGCACGGTCTCCAGCGGCGGCAAGCTGTCCGAGGTGGTGCCGGATCGCTATCTGGCCAACGCCAAGAAGGACGGCAAGCCGTTCATGCTGCCCTACACCGTGGTGGCCTACGGCCTGTTCTACAACGGCGCGACGCTGCCCGAGGTGGCCAGCAAGCCGGTGACGCAGTGGAACGACTTCACCCAGTTGCTGGCCAAGCGCAAGAGCGAGGGCAAGGCGCCGCTCGCGCTGGACGGCGACATCGCCGACTACAACGCCTACTGGACCATCGCGGTGCTGCAGGGGGCACTCGGCCCCGGCAAGGTCTCCCAGCTGGCCAGGGACGAGGCAGGCACCGCCTGGAACATCCCCGCGGTGAAGAGCGCGCTGGGCGAGGTGCGCAAGCTCGTGCAGTCCGGCTACTTCATCCCGGGCTATGACGGCAGCAAGTTCCCCGCGGTGCAGGAGAAGTGGGCGCAGGGCCAGGCCGACTTCGTCAACGTCGGCAGCTGGGTGCCCAGCGAGGTCGGCAAGAAGGCGGCGCCAGGGTTCCAGTTCAAGTTCCTGCCCACGCCGGCGATCAGCGGCAAGGTGAACGTGCCCACCTCCACCATCGGCTTCGCCATCCCGCAGCGGGCCAAGCAGCCGGGCAACGCGGAGAAGTTCATCGCCTTCTTCCTCGGTGACGAGCACCTGGGCAAGATCTCCTCGGTGGCCAAGAACCTCACCCCGAACGCGAAGCTGACCGCGCCGCCGGAGCTGACCGACGTGGGCAAGGCGCTGGCCGAGGCCGAACTGGCCAGGCCGCTGGACGGGGTGGACGCGGACTACCCCGGCTACAACACCGAGGTGTTCAACCCGGTCAACGACAGGCTGATCAAGGGCAAGATCGACATTGACGAGTTCCTGACCGACCTGGCCGCCGCACAGGCCAACTACTGGAAGAAGAAGCGCTGATGGCCGCCCCCGCCGTGCCGGTGGCCGTTGCGCGGCCGGCACGGCGGGCCGGGGCCGGCGCGGCCGCCTCCGGACCGCTGGCCCGCCGCCGCAGGCAGATCTTCTGGCCGTTCCTGCTGCCGGCTCTGGTGCTGTACCTGGTCTTCTTCATCGGACCGACGCTGGCCTCGGTGTGGATCTCCTTCCACCGCTGGAACGGCATCAGCGCGATGGAGCCGCGTGGCTTCCAGAACTACCTGCTGCTGCTGGACGACTCGATCTTCCTGACCTCCTTCGCCAACACCATGATCATCCTGTTCGGGGTCGGCGCGACCACCTTCGCGGTCAGCTTCGCCTTCACCATGGTGTTGCGCGAGATGCGCGGCAAGAAGATCGTGCGCTCGGTGCTGTTCTTCCCCTACATCGTCGCGCCGCTGGTGCTGTCCATCCTGTGGGGCTTCCTGTTCTCCAGCGACGGCCTGGTGAACAAGGCGTGGGCGGCGATCGCGGGCGGCACCGGGCCGAACTGGCTTTCCGACCACCTGTTCCTGATCGTGGCGATCGGGCTGGTGTGGATCAACACCGGCTTCTATACCACGGTGATCATGGCCGGGGTGGACCGGATCCCGCCCGAGCTGTACGAGGACTGCTCGCTGGCCGGGGCCACCGCCTGGCAGCGCTTCCGCTATGTGACGCTGCCGCTGTCCTGGGACGTGGTGGCCACCGCGGCGGTGATCTGGACGATCTCCTCGCTGAAGATCTTCGAGTTCATCTACGCCTTCGGCGGCACACCCAACGACATGCCAACCCCGGAGATCTGGAACAGCGCGTTGTTCGTCTACGGCAACACCTTCGGCAACCGGGTGCCGCAGTTCCAGTTCGGCTACGCCTCCGCGGCCGCGGTGGCCACGCTGGCGGTGATCATCGTGCTGGTCGTGCTGCTGCGCCGGTTGATGCGGCGCGAGGCCGTGCAGTTCTGAACGGGAAGGGTCTGTGATGACGACGACCACGCAGGTCGTGGAGGCCGCGCCGAAGGCCCGCCGGGAACGGCAGCCGATGCGCGCGGCCGGGCTCGCCCTGGTGTGGCTGCTGGTGGCCTTCAACGTGGGCGTGCTGCTGTGGATGCTGCTGGCCGCGTTGCGCGAGCACACCGCGATCTTCCGCGAGCCGTGGGGACTGAGCGGCTTCGGCGAGTTCGGCAACTTCGTGCGCGCCTGGGTGGACAGCAACTTCGGGCAGGCCGTGCTCAACACGATCATCCTGGTGGCCGGGGCCTCCGTGGTGGTGGTGCTGGTGTGCGCGCCCGCCTCCTACGTGCTGTCCAAGACCCGCACCCGGCTCTCCGGCGCGACCGCGGTCTTCTTCGCCATGGGCATCGGGATCCCGGTGCAGGTCATCGTGATCCCGCTGTACTCGCTCATGCAGGAGCTGGGGCTGATCAACAACCTGTTCGGGTTGTTCCTGCTCTACGTGGCGTTGTCGGTGCCGTTCACCGTGTTCCTGCTGACCGGTTTCTTCGGCTCGCTGCCGGATGAGATCGAGGAGGCGGCGGCCATCGACGGCGCGGGCTCGGTGCGCACCTTCGTGCAGATCGTGCTGCCGCTGGCCCGCAACGGGCTGCTGACCGCGTTGATGCTCAACGTGATCGGGCTGTGGAACGAGACGTTCATCGCGCTGGTGTTCATCCAGAAGCCCGAGCTGAACACGTTGTCGTTGTCGCTGCTGGGTTTCCTGCAGACCCAGCAGTACGCCGGGCTGGACTACGGCACGCTCTTCGCCGGGGTGAGCATCCTGGTGCTGCCGATGGTGGCGGTGTACGTGTGGCTGGGCAGGCGGATCATCGAGGGCCTCACCGTGGGGGCGGTCAAATGACATCCATCCAGCGGGGCAGCCTGACGCTGCCGATCTCGGCGGTCGGACCGGAGAACCCGTTGCCGCCACTGGCCGGGCTGCCCGACGGCGCCGGTGCGGTGGACCTGTCCGAGGTGCCTGCCGACCTGGCGGCCGGGGCCCGGTACGGGCACGTCCGCAGCATGCTGCCCTACCTGACCCAGGACGACTACCGGCGCGCGCCGCAGGAGTCCACTGTGGACACGGTGGTGCTGGACAACGGGTTGCTGCGCGCGGTGTTCGTGCCCGCGCTGGGCGGCCGGTTGTGGTCGCTGACCGACCTGGTCGCCGATCGCGAGCTGCTGCACGTGCCGAACCTGTTGCAACCGGCGAACCTGGCCCTGCGCAACGCCTGGTTCGCCGGTGGCGTGGAGTGGAACATCGGCACCCGCGGGCACAGCCCGTTCACCTGCGCGCCACTGCACGCCGCCCAGGTGCGCGGTCCCGGCGGGGTGCCCGCGTTGCGGCTGTGGGAGTGGGAACGGTTGCGCGGCCTGGTGTTCCAGGTGGACGCCTGGCTGGCCGAGGACTCCCCGGTGCTGCACGTGGGGGTGCGGGTGCACAACCCGCAGCCGCACGAGGTGCCGATGTACTGGTGGTCAAACACCGCGGTGGCCGAGACCGCCCGCACCCGGGTGCTGGCCCCCTCCACCAGCGCCTTCCGCACGCACTACAGCGGCAAACTGTCCAGAGTGGACGTTCCGGTGCACGGCGAGCTGGAAACCACCTACCCGGCCGGGATCCCGGACGCCGCCGACTTCTTCCACGACCTGCCCGACGATCTGGACGGCCGCCCGTGGATCGCCGCCCTTGACGAGACCGGCTACGGCCTGGCCCAGGCGTCGACGGGGCGGTTGCGTGGGCGAAAACTGTTCTGCTGGGGAGAATCCGTCGGCGGTCGGCACTGGCAGGAATGGCTGGGCGGTCCGGACACCGCGCCGTACTGCGAGATCCAGGCCGGACTGGCCCGCACCCAGTACGAGCACCTGCCGATGCCCGCCGGGGCGGACTGGACCTGGGTGGAGACCTACGGTCCACTGCGGACCGATCCGGCGCTGGTGCACGGCGACTGGCCGGTCGCGGTGGCCGAGGTGAACCGGGCGCTGGACGAGACCAGTCCCGCCGCCTGCCTGCACGCGGCGCTGCACGAGTACGCCGAGGTGACCGCCAAACTGCCCCCGGTCGCGTCACTGTCGGCCGGAAGTGGCTGGGGCGCGGTGGAACGCCATCGCCGGGCGCTGGCCAAGGAGAACCCGCTGCCGCCGGAGTCGACCCCGTTCGCCGAGGACACCCTCGGTACGGACCAGGTCCCCTGGCTGCACCTGCTGCGCACCGGCGAACTACCCGAACCCGACCCCGCCGTCCCGCCATCGTCCTATGTGGACGGTGCGGACTGGGCAGTGCGACTGGCCGCCGCGCCGGAGCACTGGGCCACCGCCTACCACCGCGGGGTGCTGGCGCACGGCGCGGGCGCGCTGGACGAGGCCGCCGACCACTACCGCCGCTCCCTCGCACTCGGTTCCTCGCCGTGGGCCTTGCGCGCCTTGGCCTTGGTGGCCGCCGAGCAGGAGGACCAGGCCACCGCCTGCACCCTGTTCCGGCAGGCACTGGCGGCCGCGCCGGAGGTGTGGCAGCTCGCGGTGGAGACCGTGTCCACGCTGCTCCAGGCCGGTGATCCGGCGGTGGCCCTGGAGGTACTGGCCGGACTGCCGTCCTCGGTCGCCGCGCACGGGCGGGTGCAGTTGCTGCGGGTGCAGGCCCATCTGGCGGCCGGTCAGCCGGAGCGGGCGGCCGAGCTGCTGCGGGCCGGGATCGAGGTGCCGGACCTGCGTGAGGGCGAGATCAGCCTGGACCACCTGTGGGCCCAGGCCTGCCCGGACACCCCGTTGCCCGCGCACTACGACTTCCGCATGCACGTCTAGGCGGCGGTCGCGATCTTCCACAGGTGGCCGTCGGGGTCGGCGAAGTAGCCGGAGTAGCCGCCCCAGCCGGCGGCCACCGCCGGGCTGACCACGGTGCCGCCCGAGGCCGCCGCGGCCGACATGATCTCGTCCACCACCTCCCGGGAGTCGGTGAGGAAGTGCAACGAGGTACCCCGGAACCCGGAGCCCTCGGCGGAGACCCCGGCGTCCTGCGCGGCCGCGTCCCACTCATACAGCGCCAGCGCCGGGGAGCCGGGTCCCAGGGCGATCTTGACGAAGCCACCGAAGTCCTGCTCGATCTCCCCGCCCAGTCCCCCGGCGTAGAACTTCTTCGCCCGGTCCATCTCCCGCACACCCAGCATGATGGCGCTCACCTGCAACTTCGTCGTCATGCGAGCAACGATAGGACCGGGCGGACGAGGTTCGCTTCTCGATTCCTGACCGGCTAGATCCGCAGCCTTTCCAGCACCGGCAGCAGCGACTCCGGGGCCTCCACGTGCGCGTTGTGACCGCGGCCGGGCAGGACCAGCGGCTCGATCACCAGGGCCCGCAGGTGCTCGGCCGGGCTCATCGGATCGTGTTCGCCCGCGGCCAGCACGGTCGGGCACTTGGCCGCGGCGAGCAGTCCGGGCAGGTCGGGCGCGCCCACGCCGAAGGCACGCTGGTCCAGGGCCAGCCGCCAGCCGCCGTCGGACTCGATCAGGCCGGTGCTGACCGCGGGGGAGTCCTCGCCGACCAGGCCGAGCAGGCCGGAGACCTTGAGATGCCGGTCGGCGGCCTCGGCCCTGGTGGCGAACTCGCGGGCGGGTTTCCCGGCCAGTGCGGCGGCCTTGGCCAGCTCCTCCTCGCTCCAGCGCACCTTGATGCCCAGCCCGGCCGCCGCGGTCACCCGGACGCCGAACCAGCCCGAGGCCAGGGTCAGCGCGAGCACGCCGCCCAGGGAATGGCCGAGCACGGCTACCGGACGGTCGGTAGGCAGGTGGGCGGCGATCCGGGCGGCCAGGCCGCCGAAGGAGTACCGCGACAGTGGTGGGGCCGCCCCGTGTCCTCGCAGGTCAGGGGCGAGCCAGCCGCCCGGCCAGTGCGCGGGCAGCAGCTCGATCAGGCCGTCCCAGACCGCGCCGGTCGCGCCGAGGCCGTGCAGCAGGACAAGCAGCGGACCGTCCTCGGGACCGCCCTGCCGGAAACCCGGCGCCGAAGTGTCTCCCATGACGATGATCCTGCCGCAGCGGGCCGGGACGGGGTAAGAATCCATCCGTGGCTGATGCGACCGAGGTGATCTTCAACCCGGAC contains:
- a CDS encoding DUF5107 domain-containing protein translates to MTSIQRGSLTLPISAVGPENPLPPLAGLPDGAGAVDLSEVPADLAAGARYGHVRSMLPYLTQDDYRRAPQESTVDTVVLDNGLLRAVFVPALGGRLWSLTDLVADRELLHVPNLLQPANLALRNAWFAGGVEWNIGTRGHSPFTCAPLHAAQVRGPGGVPALRLWEWERLRGLVFQVDAWLAEDSPVLHVGVRVHNPQPHEVPMYWWSNTAVAETARTRVLAPSTSAFRTHYSGKLSRVDVPVHGELETTYPAGIPDAADFFHDLPDDLDGRPWIAALDETGYGLAQASTGRLRGRKLFCWGESVGGRHWQEWLGGPDTAPYCEIQAGLARTQYEHLPMPAGADWTWVETYGPLRTDPALVHGDWPVAVAEVNRALDETSPAACLHAALHEYAEVTAKLPPVASLSAGSGWGAVERHRRALAKENPLPPESTPFAEDTLGTDQVPWLHLLRTGELPEPDPAVPPSSYVDGADWAVRLAAAPEHWATAYHRGVLAHGAGALDEAADHYRRSLALGSSPWALRALALVAAEQEDQATACTLFRQALAAAPEVWQLAVETVSTLLQAGDPAVALEVLAGLPSSVAAHGRVQLLRVQAHLAAGQPERAAELLRAGIEVPDLREGEISLDHLWAQACPDTPLPAHYDFRMHV
- a CDS encoding VOC family protein; the encoded protein is MTTKLQVSAIMLGVREMDRAKKFYAGGLGGEIEQDFGGFVKIALGPGSPALALYEWDAAAQDAGVSAEGSGFRGTSLHFLTDSREVVDEIMSAAAASGGTVVSPAVAAGWGGYSGYFADPDGHLWKIATAA
- a CDS encoding alpha/beta fold hydrolase encodes the protein MGDTSAPGFRQGGPEDGPLLVLLHGLGATGAVWDGLIELLPAHWPGGWLAPDLRGHGAAPPLSRYSFGGLAARIAAHLPTDRPVAVLGHSLGGVLALTLASGWFGVRVTAAAGLGIKVRWSEEELAKAAALAGKPAREFATRAEAADRHLKVSGLLGLVGEDSPAVSTGLIESDGGWRLALDQRAFGVGAPDLPGLLAAAKCPTVLAAGEHDPMSPAEHLRALVIEPLVLPGRGHNAHVEAPESLLPVLERLRI